The following proteins come from a genomic window of Micromonospora zamorensis:
- a CDS encoding ATP-dependent helicase gives MTGADADAGAVLAGFGPATRAWFDNAFAAPTAAQTGAWRSVAAGRNALVVAPTGSGKTLAAFLWSLDRLAREPAPAEARQRCRVLYVSPLKALAVDVERNLRAPLAGIRQAATRLGVAPPDITVGMRTGDTPADERRAFARTPPDILITTPESLFLLLTSAARDSLRGVQTVIVDEVHAVAGSKRGAHLALSLERLDELLPAPAQRIGLSATVRPIDACAQFLGGARPVDVVQPATAKTIEVSVQVPVEDMTRLDEQEQPEDDLGGLGPRRASIWPAVEERVFTLIGQHRSTIVFTNSRRSAERLCARLNELAAEAVAAASDDGAIGVPEGLPAGDDPAGGAQRWGDPAGPVRNRPPAEVMAQSGAATGAAPVIARAHHGSVSREERKHIEEALKSGQLPAVVATSSLELGIDMGAVDLVVQIEAPPSVASGLQRVGRAGHQVGAISRGVVFPKHRGDLLSCAVVAERMADGAIEELHYPRNPLDVLAQQIVAMVALEPWPLGDLAVLVRRAAPFAELPDSALHAVLDMLSGRYPSTAFAELRPRLVWDRATDLLTGRPGAQRLAVTSGGTIPDRGLFGVFLAGAERAARVGELDEEMVYESRVGDVFLLGSSSWRIEEITPDRVLVSPAPGQAARMPFWKGDQLGRPVELGRAIGARVRTLLRQTDEAALAALRDGGLDDWAASNLMAYLREQREATRSLPDDRTVVVERFRDELGDWRLAVHSVLGARVNGPWALAVGRRLAERYGVDAQVMPSDDGIVIRLPDTADEPPGADVVVFEPDEITQLVEESVGTSALFAARFRECAARSLLLPRRDPRRRQPLWQQRQRAAQLLDVAREYADFPVTLEAARECLQDVFDQPALAGLMRDLATRKVRLVEVETSAPSPFARSLLFGYVGAFFYEGDAPLAERRAAALALDSTLLGELLGRVDLRELLDPAVLTETDRQLRWLTEQRRPRDAEDVVELLRVLGDLSDAELTERGVPEAWLTELEATRRVLRVRIAGEQRWVGVEDAARLRDALGVALPVGVAEAYLAPVADPLGDLVARYARTHGPFAAASCAARFGLGVFVVEQALRRLGATGRVVSGEFTPDSAGAQWCDAEVLRMLRRRSLAALRREIEPVPPRALAAFLPRWQQVGSSARGVEALAATVEQLQGAAVPASALERLVLPGRVADYSPAQLDELCASGEVLWAGSGAISGGDGWVTLAYADAAPLLLPPPDEALTRTPLHDAVLDALGDGQALFFRPLADRVGSTDDAALTTVIWDLVWAGHLTNDTLAPLRAVLGAGGAHRSRPSAPRTRYRRPGRVALPTRGGPPTVAGRWSRLPERDVDPTRRAAALADVLLERHGVVTRGAVMAEQVVGGFSAVYPVLSALEERGAARRGYFVEGLGAAQFAVPGAVDRLRALAEPADGARGRGTPATVLAATDPANPYGAALPWPERVLDSGDGAAPATGHRAGRKAGALVVQVGGDLVLYVERGGRTLLSFSDDTDTLAAAGKALADAVHSGALGAMSVERADGEAVHSSPLRDALTAAGFRATPRGLRLRG, from the coding sequence GTGACCGGGGCAGACGCAGACGCCGGCGCGGTGCTCGCCGGGTTCGGTCCGGCCACCCGCGCCTGGTTCGACAACGCCTTCGCCGCCCCGACCGCCGCGCAGACCGGCGCCTGGCGGTCGGTCGCCGCCGGTCGAAACGCCCTCGTGGTGGCACCCACCGGCTCGGGCAAGACGCTCGCGGCCTTCCTCTGGTCGCTGGACCGCCTGGCCCGCGAGCCGGCACCGGCCGAGGCCCGGCAGCGGTGTCGCGTGCTCTACGTCAGCCCCCTCAAGGCCCTCGCCGTCGACGTGGAGCGCAACCTGCGCGCCCCACTGGCCGGGATCCGGCAGGCAGCGACACGGCTGGGCGTCGCACCGCCCGACATCACCGTCGGCATGCGCACCGGCGACACCCCGGCCGACGAGCGGCGTGCCTTCGCCCGCACCCCACCGGACATCCTCATCACCACTCCCGAGTCGTTGTTCCTGCTGCTCACGTCCGCGGCGCGCGATTCGCTGCGCGGCGTCCAGACGGTGATCGTCGACGAGGTGCACGCGGTGGCCGGCAGCAAACGCGGCGCCCACCTCGCCCTCTCCCTCGAACGCCTCGACGAGCTGCTGCCCGCTCCGGCGCAGCGCATCGGGCTCTCCGCCACCGTCCGCCCGATCGACGCCTGCGCGCAGTTCCTCGGCGGCGCCCGCCCGGTCGACGTGGTGCAGCCGGCCACCGCCAAGACCATCGAGGTCAGCGTGCAGGTCCCGGTGGAGGACATGACCCGCCTGGACGAGCAGGAGCAACCGGAGGACGACCTCGGCGGCCTCGGGCCACGCCGCGCGTCGATCTGGCCGGCCGTGGAGGAGCGGGTCTTCACCCTCATCGGGCAGCACCGCTCGACCATCGTCTTCACCAACTCGCGCCGCAGCGCCGAGCGCCTCTGCGCCCGGCTCAACGAGCTGGCCGCCGAGGCGGTGGCCGCCGCGTCGGACGACGGCGCGATCGGCGTACCGGAAGGATTGCCGGCCGGCGACGACCCGGCGGGTGGCGCGCAGCGGTGGGGTGACCCGGCCGGTCCGGTTCGCAACCGGCCGCCGGCCGAGGTGATGGCCCAGTCCGGCGCGGCCACCGGCGCGGCGCCGGTGATCGCTCGCGCCCACCACGGCAGCGTCTCCCGGGAGGAGCGCAAACACATCGAGGAGGCGCTCAAGTCCGGCCAGTTGCCGGCGGTGGTGGCCACCTCCAGCCTGGAGCTGGGCATCGACATGGGCGCTGTCGACCTGGTGGTGCAGATCGAGGCGCCGCCCAGCGTGGCCTCCGGCCTGCAACGGGTCGGCCGGGCCGGGCACCAGGTGGGCGCGATCTCGCGCGGGGTGGTCTTCCCCAAGCACCGCGGCGACCTGCTCTCCTGCGCTGTGGTCGCCGAGCGGATGGCCGACGGCGCGATCGAGGAGCTGCACTACCCACGCAACCCACTGGACGTGCTGGCCCAGCAGATCGTCGCGATGGTGGCACTGGAGCCGTGGCCGCTGGGCGACCTCGCCGTGCTGGTCCGCCGGGCCGCGCCCTTCGCCGAGCTGCCCGACTCCGCGCTGCACGCCGTGTTGGACATGCTCTCCGGCCGTTACCCGTCCACCGCCTTCGCCGAGCTACGCCCCCGACTGGTCTGGGACCGGGCCACCGACCTGCTCACCGGCCGTCCCGGCGCGCAGCGGCTCGCCGTGACCAGCGGCGGCACGATTCCCGACCGGGGCCTGTTCGGGGTGTTCCTGGCCGGCGCCGAGCGGGCCGCCCGGGTGGGCGAGCTGGACGAGGAGATGGTCTACGAGTCCCGGGTCGGCGACGTCTTCCTGCTCGGCTCCTCCTCCTGGCGCATCGAGGAGATCACGCCCGACCGGGTGCTGGTCTCGCCCGCCCCCGGTCAGGCCGCGCGGATGCCGTTCTGGAAGGGCGACCAGCTGGGCCGGCCGGTGGAGCTGGGCCGGGCCATCGGCGCCCGGGTGCGCACCCTGCTGCGACAGACTGACGAGGCGGCGCTGGCAGCCCTGCGTGACGGCGGTCTGGACGACTGGGCCGCCAGCAACCTGATGGCCTACCTGCGCGAGCAGCGGGAGGCCACCCGCTCGCTGCCCGACGACCGCACGGTCGTGGTCGAGCGGTTCCGCGACGAGCTGGGCGACTGGCGGCTCGCCGTGCACAGCGTCCTCGGCGCCCGCGTCAACGGGCCGTGGGCGCTCGCCGTGGGCCGCCGGCTCGCCGAACGGTACGGGGTGGACGCCCAGGTGATGCCCTCCGACGACGGCATCGTGATCCGCCTTCCGGACACCGCGGACGAGCCGCCCGGCGCCGACGTGGTGGTCTTCGAGCCCGACGAGATCACCCAGCTCGTGGAGGAGTCGGTCGGCACCTCCGCGCTCTTCGCCGCCCGCTTCCGGGAGTGCGCCGCCCGGTCACTGCTGCTGCCCCGCCGCGACCCGCGCCGCCGCCAGCCGCTCTGGCAGCAGCGCCAACGCGCCGCGCAACTGCTCGACGTCGCCCGCGAGTACGCGGACTTCCCGGTCACCCTGGAGGCTGCCCGGGAGTGCCTCCAGGACGTCTTCGACCAGCCGGCGCTGGCCGGCCTGATGCGCGACCTGGCCACCCGCAAGGTGCGGCTGGTCGAGGTCGAGACCAGCGCGCCGTCGCCGTTCGCCCGGTCGCTGCTCTTCGGCTACGTCGGCGCGTTCTTCTACGAGGGCGACGCGCCGCTCGCCGAGCGTCGCGCCGCCGCGCTCGCCCTGGATTCCACCCTCCTCGGTGAGCTGCTGGGCCGGGTCGACCTGCGCGAGTTGCTCGACCCGGCCGTGCTCACCGAGACCGATCGGCAGCTGCGCTGGCTGACCGAGCAGCGCCGCCCCCGCGATGCGGAGGACGTCGTCGAGCTGCTGCGGGTGCTCGGTGACCTGAGCGACGCCGAGTTGACCGAGCGGGGTGTGCCGGAGGCCTGGCTGACCGAGCTGGAGGCGACCCGCCGCGTGCTGCGGGTCCGCATCGCCGGCGAACAGCGCTGGGTGGGTGTCGAGGACGCCGCCCGTCTGCGCGACGCCCTCGGCGTGGCGTTGCCGGTCGGGGTGGCCGAGGCGTACCTCGCCCCGGTGGCCGATCCGCTCGGTGACCTGGTGGCCCGCTACGCCCGCACCCACGGGCCGTTCGCCGCGGCCAGCTGCGCGGCCCGCTTCGGGTTGGGCGTGTTCGTCGTCGAGCAGGCGCTGCGTCGGCTCGGTGCCACCGGGCGGGTGGTCTCCGGTGAGTTCACCCCGGATTCGGCCGGCGCCCAGTGGTGCGACGCCGAGGTGCTGCGGATGCTGCGCCGCCGCTCGCTCGCGGCGCTGCGCCGGGAGATCGAGCCGGTGCCACCCCGGGCGCTGGCCGCGTTCCTGCCCCGCTGGCAGCAGGTCGGCTCGTCCGCCCGAGGTGTGGAGGCGCTCGCCGCGACGGTGGAGCAGTTGCAGGGCGCGGCGGTGCCGGCGTCCGCCCTGGAGCGGTTGGTACTGCCCGGTCGGGTCGCCGACTACTCCCCTGCCCAGCTCGACGAGCTGTGCGCCAGCGGGGAGGTCCTCTGGGCCGGGTCGGGAGCGATCTCCGGCGGCGACGGTTGGGTCACCCTGGCGTACGCGGACGCCGCACCGCTGCTGCTCCCGCCGCCCGACGAGGCGCTGACCCGCACCCCGCTGCACGACGCGGTGCTCGACGCGCTCGGCGACGGGCAGGCGCTGTTCTTCCGGCCGCTGGCCGACCGGGTCGGCTCGACCGACGACGCGGCCTTGACCACGGTGATCTGGGATCTGGTGTGGGCCGGGCACCTCACCAACGACACCCTGGCGCCGCTGCGCGCGGTGCTCGGTGCGGGCGGGGCACACCGCTCGCGGCCCTCCGCGCCGCGCACCCGTTACCGGCGGCCCGGTCGGGTGGCGCTGCCCACCCGGGGTGGTCCGCCGACCGTCGCCGGTCGCTGGTCACGCCTCCCGGAACGGGACGTCGACCCGACGCGACGTGCCGCCGCGCTCGCCGACGTCCTGCTGGAGCGGCACGGGGTGGTCACCCGCGGCGCGGTGATGGCCGAGCAGGTGGTCGGCGGCTTCTCGGCGGTCTACCCGGTGCTGTCGGCGTTGGAGGAGCGTGGCGCGGCCCGTCGGGGTTACTTCGTCGAAGGGTTGGGCGCGGCGCAGTTCGCGGTGCCCGGCGCGGTGGACCGACTGCGCGCCCTGGCGGAGCCCGCCGACGGCGCCCGGGGCCGGGGCACCCCGGCCACGGTGCTCGCGGCCACCGACCCCGCCAACCCGTACGGCGCGGCGCTGCCCTGGCCGGAACGGGTGCTCGACTCCGGCGACGGGGCCGCCCCGGCGACCGGGCACCGGGCCGGCCGCAAGGCCGGTGCGCTGGTGGTGCAGGTCGGTGGCGACCTCGTCCTCTACGTCGAACGCGGCGGCCGCACGCTGCTCTCCTTCAGCGACGACACCGACACCCTGGCCGCGGCCGGCAAGGCGCTCGCCGACGCCGTTCACTCCGGGGCGTTGGGCGCGATGTCGGTGGAGCGGGCCGACGGCGAGGCGGTGCACTCCTCACCGCTGCGCGACGCGCTGACCGCCGCCGGTTTCCGGGCCACCCCCCGCGGCCTCCGCCTGCGCGGCTGA
- a CDS encoding CPCC family cysteine-rich protein → MAARRRASAHGGAPRGVSRGTSCGYRADVRLWNAAPVGEQVVPVGCPCCASRTGGGTCPVCFWTDDGQTDADADAVRGGPNGDLSLSHARLNYAVYGASHPRYQDMVRQARPDERP, encoded by the coding sequence GTGGCGGCCCGGCGCCGGGCGTCAGCCCACGGTGGGGCTCCCCGGGGTGTCTCCCGAGGGACCTCCTGCGGGTATCGGGCCGATGTTCGACTGTGGAATGCTGCCCCGGTGGGTGAACAAGTGGTTCCCGTGGGTTGTCCCTGCTGTGCATCCCGGACCGGCGGGGGGACCTGCCCGGTCTGCTTCTGGACCGACGACGGCCAGACCGACGCGGACGCCGACGCCGTCCGGGGTGGCCCCAACGGCGACCTGAGCCTCTCGCACGCTCGACTCAACTACGCCGTCTACGGTGCCAGCCACCCGCGCTACCAGGACATGGTGCGCCAGGCCCGCCCCGACGAGCGCCCCTGA
- the rimO gene encoding 30S ribosomal protein S12 methylthiotransferase RimO codes for MVSATAPSPSDHAEGRRVALLTLGCARNEVDSEELAARLHADGWQVSTDGEGADVVVVNTCGFVEKAKQDSIQTLLAAAGTGAKVVAAGCMAERYGRELADSLPEAQAVLSFDDYPDIAARLNAVVAGEQITAHTPRDRRELLPLTPVKRRDSGVSLPGHGTVTRTTTDTDEHTPAHLRQILRRRLDTGPVASLKLASGCDRRCAFCAIPAFRGAFVSRTPDELLAEAEWLAKSGVRELVLVSENSTSYGKDLGDPRALEKLLPQLAAVTGIVRVRASYLQPAETRPGLVEAIANTPGVAPYFDLSFQHSSEPVLRRMRRFGSTDRFLELLASARALAPDAGARSNFIVGFPGETRADVDELVRFLTEARLDAIGMFDYSDEDGTEAAGLPGKVSAATIKRRYDRLSALADELCSQRAEDRLGSTIEVLVDSIEDGVVEGRAAHQAPEVDGSTTLVAPAEGGVDLSALRPGDLVRATVTGTEGVDLLAVPDEMISAAPGAAR; via the coding sequence ATGGTGTCTGCCACCGCTCCTTCTCCTTCCGACCACGCCGAGGGCCGTCGTGTCGCCCTCCTGACCCTCGGCTGTGCCCGCAACGAGGTCGACTCGGAGGAGCTGGCCGCCCGGCTGCACGCCGACGGCTGGCAGGTGAGCACCGACGGCGAGGGCGCCGACGTGGTGGTCGTCAACACCTGCGGTTTCGTGGAGAAGGCCAAGCAGGATTCCATCCAGACCCTGCTCGCCGCCGCCGGCACCGGGGCCAAGGTCGTCGCAGCCGGCTGCATGGCCGAGCGGTACGGCCGGGAGCTCGCCGACAGCCTGCCCGAGGCGCAGGCGGTGTTGAGCTTCGACGACTACCCGGACATCGCCGCCCGGCTGAACGCGGTCGTCGCCGGTGAGCAGATCACCGCGCACACCCCCCGGGACCGGCGGGAGCTGCTGCCGTTGACCCCGGTGAAGCGGCGCGACAGCGGCGTGTCCCTGCCCGGGCACGGCACCGTGACCCGCACCACCACCGACACCGACGAGCACACCCCGGCACACCTGCGGCAGATCCTGCGCCGTCGACTGGACACCGGCCCGGTGGCCTCGCTGAAGCTCGCCAGCGGCTGCGACCGGCGCTGCGCGTTCTGTGCCATCCCCGCCTTCCGTGGGGCGTTCGTCTCGCGTACGCCGGACGAGCTGCTCGCCGAGGCGGAGTGGCTGGCCAAGTCCGGCGTACGGGAGCTGGTGCTGGTCAGCGAGAACTCCACCTCGTACGGCAAGGACCTGGGCGACCCCCGCGCGTTGGAGAAGCTGCTGCCGCAGCTCGCCGCCGTGACCGGCATCGTCCGGGTGCGGGCGAGCTACCTCCAGCCGGCCGAGACCCGGCCCGGGCTGGTCGAGGCGATCGCCAACACCCCGGGCGTGGCCCCGTACTTCGACCTGTCGTTCCAGCACTCCAGCGAGCCGGTGCTGCGCCGGATGCGGCGTTTCGGCTCCACCGACCGGTTCCTGGAGCTGCTGGCGAGCGCCCGTGCGCTGGCCCCGGACGCTGGCGCCCGGAGCAACTTCATCGTCGGGTTCCCCGGCGAGACGCGCGCCGACGTCGACGAGCTGGTGCGGTTCCTGACCGAGGCCCGGCTCGACGCGATCGGCATGTTCGACTACAGCGACGAGGACGGCACCGAGGCCGCCGGCCTGCCCGGCAAGGTCTCCGCCGCCACGATCAAGCGACGGTACGACCGGCTCAGCGCGCTCGCTGACGAGCTCTGCTCGCAGCGGGCCGAGGACCGCCTCGGCTCGACGATCGAGGTGCTGGTCGACTCGATCGAGGACGGCGTGGTGGAGGGCCGGGCGGCGCACCAGGCGCCGGAGGTGGACGGCTCCACCACCCTGGTCGCCCCGGCCGAGGGTGGGGTCGACCTCTCCGCGCTGCGCCCGGGTGACCTGGTGCGCGCAACGGTGACCGGCACCGAAGGGGTGGACCTGCTCGCCGTGCCGGATGAGATGATCTCGGCGGCGCCCGGCGCGGCACGGTGA
- a CDS encoding helix-turn-helix domain-containing protein, giving the protein MILLRRVIGDALRARRQGQQRTLREVSTAANVSLGYLSEIERGHKEPSSELLAAICDALGARLSELLREVSDTVALAEQMPGVLVSMQEEQADSSAASKSTNRGVRQVTSDGKVAVSVRQDSPLKATLRSARVRPNERDRDVVCAA; this is encoded by the coding sequence ATGATCCTGCTACGCCGGGTGATCGGTGACGCACTGCGGGCGCGCCGGCAAGGCCAGCAGCGCACGCTGCGTGAGGTCTCCACCGCCGCCAACGTCAGCCTCGGTTACCTCTCCGAGATCGAGCGGGGGCACAAAGAGCCGTCCAGCGAGCTGCTCGCCGCGATCTGCGACGCCCTCGGCGCGCGCCTGTCCGAGCTGCTGCGTGAGGTGAGCGACACCGTGGCGCTCGCCGAGCAGATGCCCGGGGTGCTCGTCTCGATGCAGGAGGAGCAGGCCGATTCCTCGGCCGCGTCCAAGAGCACCAACCGGGGTGTGCGTCAGGTCACCTCCGATGGCAAGGTCGCCGTGTCGGTCCGTCAGGATTCGCCGCTCAAGGCCACGCTGCGCAGTGCCCGCGTCCGCCCGAACGAGCGCGATCGGGACGTGGTCTGCGCGGCCTGA
- the pspM gene encoding phage shock envelope stress response protein PspM — protein sequence MAADERTRYFRRLDRLRRSARRWSVLAGGLGGAAAVLTPYAGLGLPDAAWAGAAGSAVALAAWRWIDARALAAQPAPPALDPAEAAARSRARLIAAVERLPVGPGVLAEVRRVRSRIALRGTSAGEQWARLDRAALTLAGMAPRLTGLAGPAVQEAATADASLRDLAARVASVERALRLAPADARAPLAEAHAVLTGQLESGVAAYERLVVAAAGYLAEDARPEAAHPAADRLTEATDLLHGVAGALAELRAVGTPLRAPTR from the coding sequence GTGGCAGCAGACGAGCGGACTCGATACTTCCGGAGGCTGGACCGGCTTCGCCGCTCCGCCCGGCGGTGGAGCGTGCTGGCCGGTGGGCTCGGCGGCGCGGCGGCGGTGCTGACCCCGTACGCCGGCCTTGGTCTGCCCGACGCGGCCTGGGCCGGCGCCGCGGGCAGCGCGGTGGCGCTCGCCGCCTGGCGGTGGATCGACGCGCGCGCCCTGGCCGCCCAGCCGGCGCCCCCCGCGCTCGATCCGGCCGAGGCTGCGGCCCGGTCGCGGGCCCGGTTGATCGCCGCCGTCGAGCGGCTGCCGGTCGGCCCGGGCGTGCTGGCCGAGGTTCGCCGGGTCCGCTCCCGGATCGCCCTGCGCGGCACCAGCGCGGGCGAGCAGTGGGCCCGACTGGATCGGGCGGCACTCACCCTGGCCGGGATGGCCCCCCGGCTCACCGGGCTGGCCGGGCCGGCCGTGCAGGAGGCCGCCACCGCCGATGCTTCGTTGCGCGACCTGGCCGCACGGGTGGCCAGCGTCGAACGTGCGCTGCGGCTGGCCCCGGCCGACGCCCGGGCGCCGCTGGCCGAGGCGCACGCCGTGCTGACCGGCCAACTGGAGAGCGGGGTCGCGGCCTACGAGCGGCTGGTGGTCGCTGCCGCCGGCTACCTGGCCGAGGACGCCCGACCGGAGGCCGCCCACCCGGCCGCCGACCGGCTCACCGAGGCGACCGACCTGCTGCACGGCGTCGCCGGCGCCCTGGCCGAGCTGCGCGCCGTCGGCACGCCGCTGCGCGCGCCGACCCGCTGA
- a CDS encoding DNA-formamidopyrimidine glycosylase family protein produces MPEGDTVWNTARVLHRALAGARITKSDFRVPQLATTDLSGWTVRESASRGKHLLLRLSAPDSPAGQPTPDALWTLHSHLRMDGAWRAYAPGERWGGRPAHLIRVVLHSPGAVAVGYHLHEMTVLPTAEEDRLVGHLGPDLLGPDWDPAEAVRRLADHPEQTIGEALLDQRNLAGVGNLYKCEVLFLRGVSPWTPVGAVPDLPGMVALAQRLLAANRGRWTQSSTGSLHRGQTSYVYGRRAQPCRRCGTAIRKEELGERVTYWCPVCQPEHPDRPETG; encoded by the coding sequence GTGCCCGAAGGCGACACCGTCTGGAACACCGCGCGCGTGCTGCACCGCGCGTTGGCCGGCGCGCGGATCACCAAAAGTGACTTCCGGGTGCCGCAACTGGCGACCACCGATCTCAGCGGCTGGACCGTGCGCGAGTCGGCCAGCCGGGGCAAGCACCTGCTGCTGCGCCTCAGCGCCCCCGACAGTCCCGCAGGGCAACCCACGCCCGACGCCCTCTGGACCCTGCACTCGCACCTGCGGATGGACGGCGCCTGGCGGGCGTACGCCCCGGGGGAACGGTGGGGCGGACGGCCCGCGCACCTGATCCGGGTGGTGCTGCACAGCCCCGGCGCTGTCGCGGTCGGCTACCACCTGCACGAGATGACAGTGCTGCCGACCGCCGAGGAGGACCGACTGGTCGGCCACCTCGGCCCCGATCTGCTCGGGCCGGACTGGGACCCCGCCGAGGCGGTCCGCCGGCTCGCGGACCACCCGGAGCAGACCATCGGTGAGGCGCTGCTCGACCAGCGCAACCTGGCCGGAGTGGGCAATCTCTACAAGTGCGAGGTGCTGTTCCTGCGGGGTGTGTCGCCGTGGACGCCGGTCGGCGCGGTGCCGGACCTGCCAGGCATGGTGGCCCTCGCGCAACGGTTGCTCGCGGCCAACCGGGGACGGTGGACGCAGAGCAGCACCGGCTCCCTGCACCGGGGGCAGACCAGCTACGTGTACGGCCGCCGCGCCCAGCCGTGCCGCCGCTGCGGCACCGCGATCCGCAAGGAGGAGCTGGGCGAACGGGTCACCTACTGGTGTCCGGTCTGCCAACCCGAGCACCCGGACCGGCCTGAAACCGGCTGA
- a CDS encoding CinA family protein, whose amino-acid sequence MGSAAAGVVHRLVQRHETLATVESLTGGSLAASIVDIAGVSGIYRGGLVVYATELKGTLAGVPTDLLSERGPVDPDVAAALAEGGRQRCGADWGVATTGVAGPEPQDDKPVGLVYVAVAGPNGGEVRQLDLDGGRDHVRAVAVIEALRLLAERIHDADVKDPDLDPDAQGSGPDAQVPEPATDHP is encoded by the coding sequence ATGGGCAGCGCGGCGGCGGGTGTGGTGCACCGGTTGGTGCAGCGGCACGAGACCCTCGCGACTGTGGAATCGCTCACCGGCGGGTCGCTGGCCGCGTCGATCGTCGACATCGCCGGGGTCAGCGGGATCTACCGGGGTGGCCTCGTGGTCTACGCCACCGAGTTGAAGGGCACCCTGGCGGGCGTCCCCACCGACCTGCTGTCCGAGCGGGGGCCGGTGGACCCGGACGTGGCGGCGGCCCTCGCCGAGGGCGGTCGCCAGCGCTGCGGCGCGGACTGGGGGGTGGCGACCACCGGCGTCGCCGGCCCCGAACCGCAGGACGACAAGCCCGTCGGCCTGGTCTACGTCGCGGTCGCCGGTCCCAACGGTGGGGAGGTCCGCCAGCTCGACCTGGACGGCGGGCGGGACCACGTCCGCGCGGTCGCGGTGATCGAGGCTCTGCGGCTACTCGCCGAGCGGATCCACGACGCCGACGTGAAGGACCCCGACCTCGACCCCGACGCCCAGGGCTCCGGCCCCGACGCCCAGGTCCCCGAACCCGCGACCGACCACCCCTAG
- the pgsA gene encoding CDP-diacylglycerol--glycerol-3-phosphate 3-phosphatidyltransferase, producing MTGATESTPGRAVVAVVPVLNAANALTALRLVLVPVFAASVVVSGMTHSGWRMAACLIFAVASATDLVDGWIARRFGLVTSVGKVADPIADKALTGAALVLLSWYDLLPWWVTALILVRELGITGLRFWVIRHGVIAASRGGKVKTALQILAIAWYLWPMPAALAAVGPWIMAAAVVVTVATGFDYIAQALRLRRPR from the coding sequence GTGACCGGGGCGACGGAGTCGACGCCCGGCCGGGCGGTGGTGGCGGTGGTGCCCGTCCTCAACGCGGCCAACGCGCTGACCGCCCTGCGGCTGGTGCTGGTGCCGGTCTTCGCCGCCTCGGTGGTGGTGTCCGGGATGACCCACTCCGGCTGGCGGATGGCGGCGTGCCTGATCTTCGCGGTGGCCTCGGCTACCGACCTGGTGGACGGGTGGATCGCCCGCCGGTTCGGGCTGGTCACCTCGGTCGGCAAGGTGGCCGACCCGATCGCCGACAAGGCGCTCACCGGCGCGGCCCTGGTGCTGCTCTCCTGGTACGACCTTCTGCCCTGGTGGGTGACCGCGCTGATCCTCGTCCGCGAGCTGGGCATCACCGGCCTGCGGTTCTGGGTGATCCGGCACGGTGTGATCGCCGCCAGCCGAGGCGGCAAGGTCAAGACGGCGCTCCAGATCCTGGCCATCGCCTGGTACCTCTGGCCGATGCCGGCCGCCCTGGCCGCCGTCGGCCCGTGGATCATGGCCGCCGCCGTCGTGGTCACGGTCGCCACCGGCTTCGACTACATAGCCCAGGCCCTACGCCTCCGCCGCCCCCGCTAA
- a CDS encoding PspA/IM30 family protein has product MANPFVKGWNYLMALFGAKIDEHADPKVQIQQAIEDAQRQHQALVQQAAAVIGNQRQLEMKLSRQMSEVERLQGNARQALVLSDQARAKGDEAEAVRFEQSAQTLATQLVSSEQATEDLKTLHDQALGAAAQARRAVENNSMILQQKLAERTKLLSQLEQAKMQETVARSLESMSSLTAPTNTPSLDEVRDRIERRYANAMGRAELAGNSVEGRMLEIQKSTIDSAGSARLEQIRSSMAGEQLGGASQRPAVPQGEKAGPATDPTAAARLDELRASMARERGTGDPTAAG; this is encoded by the coding sequence ATGGCGAACCCGTTCGTCAAGGGTTGGAACTACCTGATGGCGCTCTTCGGTGCGAAGATCGACGAGCACGCCGATCCCAAGGTGCAGATCCAGCAGGCCATCGAGGATGCCCAGCGGCAGCACCAGGCGCTGGTCCAGCAGGCCGCCGCCGTGATCGGCAACCAGCGTCAGCTGGAGATGAAGCTGTCCCGGCAGATGTCCGAGGTCGAGCGGTTGCAGGGCAACGCCCGACAGGCCCTGGTGCTGTCCGACCAGGCCCGGGCCAAGGGTGACGAGGCCGAGGCGGTGCGGTTCGAGCAGTCGGCGCAGACCCTGGCCACCCAGTTGGTCTCCTCCGAGCAGGCCACCGAAGACCTCAAGACCCTGCACGACCAGGCGTTGGGTGCCGCAGCCCAGGCCCGCCGTGCGGTCGAGAACAACTCGATGATCCTCCAGCAGAAGCTCGCCGAGCGCACCAAGCTGCTCAGCCAGCTGGAGCAGGCCAAGATGCAGGAGACGGTGGCCCGCTCGCTGGAGTCGATGTCGTCGTTGACCGCGCCCACCAACACCCCGTCCCTGGACGAGGTGCGCGACCGCATCGAGCGGCGCTACGCCAACGCGATGGGCCGCGCCGAGCTGGCCGGCAACTCCGTCGAGGGCCGGATGTTGGAGATCCAGAAGTCAACCATCGACTCGGCCGGCTCCGCCCGGCTGGAGCAGATCCGATCCAGCATGGCGGGGGAGCAGCTCGGCGGCGCGTCGCAGCGACCGGCCGTGCCGCAGGGCGAGAAGGCCGGCCCGGCCACCGACCCGACGGCCGCCGCCCGGCTGGACGAGCTGCGCGCCAGCATGGCTCGCGAGCGCGGCACCGGCGACCCGACCGCCGCCGGCTGA